The following is a genomic window from Capnocytophaga stomatis.
ACCCTTCTTCATTAATTGTCAAGTTAATAGCTCCGGAAGTAGGACGATTCACTGCAAAAAGAATATTGTGAATATTACTAATTTCTCCGTCTTTCAAATAATGCTCGTGCCTTCCGCCTGAACCAGACTCCACCAATTTAAGATATCCTTCCCCTTCGGGATCCGGAACAAATCCGTCTTCAACTCCACGGATAAATTCTTTATATTTTACTTCGAAATCTTTCCCTTTAAAATCTGATTTCCAATGATATGAATTATTGGAGTGTTGCGAGAAGAGAACTTCAGTTTGGTTGCTACGTCTGAGTCCGTCTCCCTGATGTTCACCATCCACGAAAACAGTAACGTACGTTCTGTCAGAAACATAAAAATCAACTGTTTCTCCCTCTCGAATTGATATAATTCCCTCATCGCTGACATATCGTGTTATGAACGCTCCAACAATGATAAAAACCCACGAAAGATGCAACACCAACACCGCCCAATTTTCTTTTTTAAGCAAACTGTAACGCTTGATATTTCCTATGAAATTAATCATAAAAATTAGCATAATCAGCTCAAACCACCAAGCATTATACACCCAAATACGAGCAGTATCAATGCCATAATCATTCTCAATAAAAGTCCCCAAAGCCAATGCAACAGCAAAAACAACAAACAACACAGCCATCAAACGGGTTGAAAATAAAAATTTCGCAAGTAACTTTAACATAATTATATGATATGTGAATACAATATTTCCTAAGCAACAAAGATATGATTTAAAGCTCATACCTCAAAGCGTAAAAATTAAAAGTTTTATCATAAAAAGAAAACCTTGCTCAAGTTCAAAAACTCAAACAAAGTTTCTAATTTTTAAATATTTAAATCGGATTCTTTTTCTTAAAATCTGTAACCTATTTTAAGCCCTGCATTAGGCTCAACCGCCCAGAAATAGTTATTATCAGTAACTCCTTTTCCAAAGTTACGTGCTATGTTTATGTAAGGAGCCACAACAAAAGTATCATTGTAGTTCCACAAATATCCTACCCCTATTCCTAAAATGAAACTATCCAGATTTGTTATTTCTTTATCATTGTTTTTAAATTCCCCAAAACGTGTTTTGATAAAAGGATTTATATAAGGTCCTGACAAATTATCCAAATCAAAATAATAGTTGTATCCTAATTTAAAGCTTGTTGCCTTGAATTTTCCGTCCTTTTTAGGAAAATACGAAAATCTATCATTGAAAAATAACTCTCCTTCGATAGATTGATTAAACCCAACAAAATACTCATACCCAACTTCAATTGAAGCTATAGCAATCGCATTAAAAATATTCAATTTCACTTCGTGCTTAGGATAACTTTGAGTATCCTGTGCAAATGCTTTTAAAGAGAAAAGCACCAAACATACGATAATAATTTTTTTCATCTACAAGTGTATTAATAATATCGCGACAAAGATAGTATTTTTTTCGTAATATTAAAGAAATATATCTTACGGTTAAAAAATAAAAAAGAGATAAGGAAAAATCTCATCTCTTTTTTACGATATGAATTATAGAATTTTACTTCTATTTTTGTTCCAGTGGAGAGCCTTCTCTTGTGATATAAGTTAATTTCAAGGCATTAACCTCT
Proteins encoded in this region:
- a CDS encoding porin family protein → MKKIIIVCLVLFSLKAFAQDTQSYPKHEVKLNIFNAIAIASIEVGYEYFVGFNQSIEGELFFNDRFSYFPKKDGKFKATSFKLGYNYYFDLDNLSGPYINPFIKTRFGEFKNNDKEITNLDSFILGIGVGYLWNYNDTFVVAPYINIARNFGKGVTDNNYFWAVEPNAGLKIGYRF